In Streptomyces sp. NBC_01439, the following are encoded in one genomic region:
- a CDS encoding putative leader peptide has protein sequence MGIRTGSRPMQPLGDRTVTLVERRHVDLVRVASAICRCSA, from the coding sequence ATGGGCATTCGTACAGGCTCTCGCCCCATGCAGCCCCTCGGTGACCGTACCGTCACCCTCGTCGAGCGCCGGCACGTGGACCTTGTCCGTGTCGCGAGCGCCATCTGTCGCTGTTCTGCGTAG